From the Lathyrus oleraceus cultivar Zhongwan6 chromosome 4, CAAS_Psat_ZW6_1.0, whole genome shotgun sequence genome, one window contains:
- the LOC127136722 gene encoding uncharacterized protein LOC127136722 has protein sequence MEDGKIWYLTTVYASPLDDRNKKLWMDLTSLTASMDSGCIVGREFNDFLHLNEKRDGLPTSLRRCTLFQNCTNRCNLLDMGSFGFPLTWRGPVSYRGMRIYEKLDCVICNNRWRNMYLEAHVKVLHCLEFSDHHTVLLTLMDKDLTKVPKAFKIECAWLVEPSIEDL, from the coding sequence ATGGAGGATGGCAAAATCTGGTATCTTACAACTGTTTATGCGAGTCCTTTGGATGATAGGAATAAAAAGTTGTGGATGGATTTGACTAGCCTTACTGCTAGCATGGATTCAGGTTGTATTGTGGGCAGAGAGTTTAATGATTTTCTCCACTTGAATGAAAAAAGAGACGGGCTCCCGACTTCCCTTCGGAGATGCACTCTCTTTCAAAATTGTACCAACCGATGCAATCTTCTTGACATGGGTAGCTTTGGATTTCCTCTCACTTGGCGTGGTCCTGTTAGTTACAGGGGTATGCGAATTTATGAAAAATTAGATTGTGTTATTTGTAATAACAGATGGAGGAACATGTATCTTGAAGCTCATGTTAAGGTGCTTCATTGTCTTGAGTTTTCTGATCATCACACTGTTTTGCTTACTCTTATGGATAAGGATTTGACTAAGGTGCCTAAAGCTTTCAAAATCGAGTGTGCATGGCTAGTTGAACCATCCATTGAGGATTTATAA